A genome region from Verrucomicrobiaceae bacterium includes the following:
- a CDS encoding ABC transporter permease produces the protein MTAYFIRRLMLLLPTLIGATLVVFGLTRIVPGGPMEKAMQQALAMGDRSGGGRDAGGSLSEEQKEQLAAYYGFDRPFFPAYCVWLGIWPREESKQFVKFEDGKTELPITLKVLLPKAEWKPNNAYKVTQATVTITGKLSTGKVDGWKTRVEAEKQRVAVFRPDFNGILQGNFGLSTSYNLRVLDMMLSKMPVSLFYGLMTFVLTYIVCIPLGVLKAIKHRTVVDNATSILIFIGYAIPGFLLGSLLVVYLAARMGWFPTEGFTSENFASLSLSEKIWDLAHHAMLPLACYMISNFALMTMMMKNNLMDNLAADYVRTAIAKGVSYRRAVLGHALRNSLIPIATTLGNVTLVFVSGSMLIERIFQIDGFGMLTIQSISDRDYPLVMGIITLDVILIVLGNILSDFFVAVTDPRVRFE, from the coding sequence ATGACCGCCTACTTCATCCGCCGCCTCATGTTGCTGCTGCCGACTTTGATCGGTGCGACGCTGGTGGTCTTTGGTTTGACGCGGATTGTGCCCGGCGGACCGATGGAAAAGGCGATGCAGCAGGCGCTGGCCATGGGCGACCGCAGTGGTGGTGGGCGTGATGCGGGTGGCTCGCTCAGTGAGGAGCAAAAGGAGCAGCTCGCGGCCTATTATGGCTTCGATAGGCCGTTTTTTCCGGCGTACTGCGTGTGGTTGGGCATTTGGCCGCGTGAGGAGTCGAAGCAGTTCGTGAAGTTCGAAGACGGCAAAACGGAGCTTCCGATCACTTTGAAGGTTTTGCTGCCCAAAGCCGAATGGAAGCCCAATAACGCCTACAAGGTCACTCAGGCCACCGTGACGATAACAGGCAAACTGAGCACTGGAAAGGTAGATGGCTGGAAAACGCGTGTGGAAGCGGAAAAGCAGCGCGTGGCGGTTTTTCGCCCGGACTTCAATGGCATCCTTCAAGGCAACTTTGGCCTCAGCACGAGCTACAACCTCCGCGTGCTCGACATGATGCTCTCCAAAATGCCTGTGTCGCTGTTTTACGGGCTGATGACCTTTGTGCTGACGTACATCGTCTGCATCCCGCTAGGAGTCTTGAAGGCGATCAAGCACCGCACGGTGGTCGATAACGCGACTTCGATCCTCATTTTCATCGGCTACGCGATCCCTGGGTTCTTGCTGGGTAGTTTGCTTGTCGTGTACCTCGCCGCACGCATGGGCTGGTTCCCGACGGAGGGCTTTACGAGTGAAAACTTCGCCAGCTTGAGTCTGAGTGAGAAAATTTGGGATCTAGCCCATCACGCGATGTTGCCGCTGGCCTGTTACATGATCAGCAACTTCGCTTTGATGACCATGATGATGAAAAACAATCTCATGGACAACCTCGCGGCGGATTACGTGCGCACCGCCATCGCGAAAGGGGTGAGCTATCGCCGTGCAGTGCTGGGGCATGCGCTGCGGAATTCGCTCATCCCCATTGCGACGACGCTGGGGAACGTGACGCTGGTGTTTGTGAGTGGTTCGATGCTGATCGAGCGCATTTTCCAGATCGACGGCTTCGGCATGCTGACGATCCAGAGCATCAGTGACCGCGATTACCCGCTGGTGATGGGCATCATCACGCTGGATGTGATCTTGATCGTGCTGGGGAACATTTTGTCCGACTTCTTTGTCGCGGTGACGGACCCGCGAGTGCGCTTTGAATGA
- a CDS encoding TIGR00266 family protein — protein sequence MAEGERILAQPGAMQAMTPGFHIEVKAGLQMQGKSGVAGGVRSFFGGESFFTVCYQAKRDEQHIMLAPEQMGEIRALEVTPESTLLLARGAFLACTPELSFELHNAGMHGLLATRGLFFLKTAGTGTLFVSSYGGVIEQTLAEGERFVLDNRNIVAFTGGMAFESVVLTKSIKDSLFSGEGFVVRFTGPGKVVYQTRARPSMGLIRGFIQSVT from the coding sequence ATGGCGGAGGGGGAGCGCATCCTGGCGCAGCCAGGGGCGATGCAGGCGATGACGCCGGGCTTTCACATCGAGGTAAAGGCCGGGCTACAGATGCAGGGCAAAAGCGGTGTAGCAGGTGGTGTGCGCAGCTTCTTCGGTGGTGAGAGTTTTTTCACGGTGTGCTACCAGGCGAAGCGTGATGAGCAGCACATCATGCTGGCACCGGAGCAGATGGGAGAAATCCGTGCCCTGGAGGTCACACCGGAGTCCACACTGCTGCTGGCTCGCGGTGCTTTTTTAGCCTGCACACCTGAGCTTTCCTTTGAGCTGCATAATGCGGGTATGCATGGCCTGCTGGCCACGCGGGGGCTGTTTTTCCTGAAGACAGCGGGCACGGGCACACTCTTTGTCTCCAGCTATGGTGGCGTGATCGAGCAGACGCTGGCGGAGGGGGAGCGCTTCGTGCTGGATAATCGGAACATCGTGGCTTTCACCGGTGGGATGGCCTTTGAGTCCGTGGTGCTGACGAAGTCGATCAAGGACTCGCTTTTCTCCGGCGAGGGCTTCGTGGTGCGCTTCACCGGTCCTGGCAAAGTGGTGTATCAGACACGGGCGCGGCCCTCGATGGGCTTGATCCGTGGCTTCATCCAGTCGGTGACCTGA
- a CDS encoding M48 family metalloprotease, whose amino-acid sequence MMQDLPELTLEKPRRLVTPTRKSLLSLFQASEARSRLWIALEVLLIAVGAAWWAAQPHSIPGWHFALLFAVGFLGLFDFVPQVLTTNRKRLEDVRPEAKLGPHTRDSLLAAVQRVKERLGYSHRPVRVYLAKEKDVNALAMRLDLLPGWNLFNSVQLNRSIVHLLDEKELESVIGHELGHVFAYSPLPSRCMLIHGLLSGVLTLVIAQLLQNYEIYLGAPLFALGMVRWVAFRTWVSQIRLVEFLCDDHGARAAGLIPAMTTEIKLGLEHEARTSLLLRVLEAKLSNATHVPIQDLLQSYEDALPFGGVRTEEARQQLEQSIRQKLTKSDETSLMGFFHFLKGDNTDHEALQEQVTELRTVQRVAKVPVELPEVLHDPRRLLEPTVHAIESHPDRVLVRLAEEISDLGSTHPNTSRRLLYLWRNRDAILRAS is encoded by the coding sequence ATGATGCAGGATCTCCCAGAGCTGACTTTGGAAAAACCCCGGCGGCTGGTCACGCCGACACGCAAGTCTCTGCTGTCCCTCTTTCAGGCCAGTGAGGCACGCTCGCGGCTGTGGATCGCGCTGGAGGTGCTGCTCATCGCCGTCGGTGCGGCGTGGTGGGCTGCGCAGCCACACAGCATCCCAGGCTGGCATTTTGCGCTGCTCTTTGCGGTGGGTTTCCTGGGCTTGTTCGACTTTGTGCCGCAGGTACTGACCACCAATCGCAAGCGCCTGGAGGACGTGCGACCAGAGGCGAAGCTGGGGCCACACACGCGTGACTCACTGCTCGCCGCCGTGCAGCGTGTGAAGGAGCGGCTGGGCTACTCACACCGCCCGGTGCGGGTCTATTTGGCCAAAGAGAAGGACGTCAATGCGCTGGCCATGCGGCTCGATCTGCTGCCGGGCTGGAATCTTTTCAACAGCGTGCAACTGAATCGCTCCATCGTGCATTTACTCGATGAAAAGGAGCTCGAGTCGGTCATCGGGCACGAGCTAGGCCACGTCTTCGCCTACTCGCCGCTACCCAGCCGCTGCATGCTCATTCACGGCTTGCTCTCCGGCGTGCTGACACTGGTGATCGCGCAGTTGCTCCAGAATTACGAGATCTATCTCGGAGCACCGCTCTTCGCGCTTGGTATGGTGCGGTGGGTGGCATTCCGCACCTGGGTGAGTCAGATCCGGCTGGTCGAGTTCCTCTGTGACGACCACGGAGCCCGCGCCGCAGGCCTCATCCCCGCCATGACGACGGAGATCAAACTCGGTCTGGAGCACGAAGCCCGCACCTCACTGCTACTCCGCGTGCTGGAGGCCAAGCTCAGCAACGCCACCCATGTGCCCATCCAGGACCTACTCCAGTCGTATGAAGATGCCCTGCCCTTCGGCGGTGTGCGCACGGAGGAGGCACGGCAGCAGCTGGAACAAAGCATCCGCCAAAAGCTCACCAAAAGCGATGAGACCTCCCTCATGGGCTTTTTCCACTTCCTCAAAGGTGACAACACCGACCACGAAGCACTCCAAGAGCAAGTCACCGAGCTGCGCACCGTGCAGCGTGTCGCCAAAGTGCCCGTGGAGCTGCCGGAGGTGCTGCATGATCCGCGCCGCCTCCTCGAGCCCACCGTCCACGCCATCGAGTCCCACCCAGACCGCGTGCTCGTGCGGCTCGCAGAGGAAATCAGCGATCTCGGCTCCACGCACCCGAACACCTCACGCCGCCTGCTCTACCTCTGGCGGAATCGCGATGCCATCCTCCGTGCCAGTTGA